A window from Nycticebus coucang isolate mNycCou1 chromosome X, mNycCou1.pri, whole genome shotgun sequence encodes these proteins:
- the BGN gene encoding biglycan → MQPLWLLASLLALSQALPFEQKGFWDFTLDDGLLMMNDEEASGADTTSGVPDLDSVTPTFSAICPFGCHCHLRVVQCSDLGLKSVPKEMSPDTTLLDLQNNDITELRKDDFKGLQHLYALVLVNNKISKIHEKAFSPLRKLQKLYISKNHLVEIPPNLPSSLLELRIHDNRIRKVPKGVFSGLRNMNCIEMGGNPLENSGFEPGAFDGLKLNYLRISEAKLTGIPKDLPETLNELHLDHNKIQAIELEDLLRYSKLYRLGLGHNQIRMIENGSLSFLPTLRELHLDNNKLSRVPAGLPDLKLLQVVYLHSNNITKVGVNDFCPVGFGVKRAYYNGISLFNNPVPYWEVQPATFRCVTDRLAIQFGNYKK, encoded by the exons ATGCAGCCACTGTGGCTCCTCGCATCACTGCTGgccctgagccaggccctgccctTTGAACAGAAGGGTTTCTGGGACTTCACCCTGGACGATGGGCTGCTCATGATGAACGACGAGGAGGCGTCAGGTGCCGACACGACCTCGGGGGTCCCAGACCTGGACTCTGTCACTCCCACCTTCAGCGCCATATGTCCTTTCGGCTGCCACTGCCACCTACGCGTTGTTCAATGCTCTGACCTGG GTCTGAAGTCTGTGCCCAAAGAAATGTCACCTGACACCACGCTGCTGGACCTACAGAACAACGACATCACAGAGCTCCGCAAGGATGACTTCAAAGGCCTCCAGCACCTCTAT gctctggtCCTGGTGAATAACAAGATCTCCAAGATCCATGAGAAGGCCTTCAGCCCCCTGCGGAAGCTGCAGAAGCTCTACATCTCCAAGAACCACCTGGTGGAGATCCCCCCCAATCTGCCCAGCTCCCTGCTGGAGCTGCGCATCCATGACAACCGCATCCGCAAAGTGCCCAAAGGCGTGTTCAGTGGGCTCCGCAACATGAACTGCATCG AGATGGGTGGAAACCCCCTGGAGAACAGTGGCTTTGAACCTGGAGCCTTTGACGGCCTGAAGCTCAACTACCTGCGCATCTCAGAGGCCAAGCTTACCGGCATCCCCAAAG ATCTCCCTGAGACCCTGAATGAGCTCCATCTAGACCACAACAAAATCCAGGCAATCGAGCTGGAGGATCTGCTCCGCTACTCCAAGCTGTACAG GCTGGGCCTAGGCCACAACCAGATCCGCATGATCGAGAACGGCAGCCTAAGTTTTCTGCCCACCCTGCGGGAGCTGCACCTAGACAACAACAAGCTGTCCAGGGTGCCTGCTGGGCTCCCAGACCTCAAGCTCCTGCAG GTAGTCTACCTACACTCCAACAACATCACCAAGGTGGGCGTCAATGACTTCTGCCCTGTGGGCTTCGGGGTGAAGCGGGCGTACTACAATGGCATCAGCCTCTTCAACAACCCTGTGCCGTACTGGGAAGTGCAGCCTGCCACCTTCCGCTGCGTCACCGACCGCCTGGCCATCCAATTTGGCAACTACAAAAAGTAG